The following proteins are co-located in the Perca fluviatilis chromosome 22, GENO_Pfluv_1.0, whole genome shotgun sequence genome:
- the vps41 gene encoding vacuolar protein sorting-associated protein 41 homolog has translation MADVEEQGRKQSEEFTDESEEEDSEEEPKLKYERLSNGVTEILQKDAASCMTVHDKFLALGTHFGKVFLLDIQGNVTQKFEISSVKINQISLDESGEHVGICSEDGKVQVFGLYTREGFHENFDCPIKVVALHPQFTRSNYKQFVTGGNKLLLYERNWLNRWKTSVLHEGEGSITAIQWRANLIAWANNVGVKIYDIGTKQRITNVLRDNVSLRPDMYPCSLCWKDNSSLIVGWGSSIKICVVKERNPTEMRDLPSRYVEIVSAFETEFFISGLAPLADQLVTLYFVKENSDHMVEEFRARPRLDIIQPLPESCEEISSDALTVRNFQDNECRDYRLEHSEGESLFYIISPKDIVVAKERDQDDHIDWLLEKKKYEEALMAAEISFKNIKRHDVQKIGMAYINHLVEKGDYDSAARKCQKVLGKNMELWENEVYRFKTIGQLKAISQYLPRGDLRLRPAIYEMILHDFLKTDYEGFATLIREWPGELYNNMAIVQAVSDHLKRDPTNRTLLTTLAELYTYDQRYDRALEIYLRLRHKDVYQLIHKHNLFSSIEDKIVLLMDFDKEKAVDMLLDNEDKLSTDRVVEELADRPELLHVYLHKLFKRDHHKGQKYHERQIGLYAEYDRPNLLPFLRDSTHCPLEKALEVCQQRNFVEETVFLLSRMGNCRRALQMIMEELEDVDKAIEFAKDQDDAELWEDLISYSIDKPPFITGLLNNIGTHVDPILLIHRIKEGMEIPNLRDSLVKILQDYNLQILLREGCKKILVADSLSLLQKMHRTQMRGVRVDEENICESCHATILPSDMAKPFSVVVFHCRHMFHKECLPSSGTIPGVQFCNICSAKKRGPGSGILEMKK, from the exons GAGGAGGACAGCGAGGAGGAGCCCAAGCTGAAGTATGAGAGGCTCTCCAATGGGGTGACAGAAATCCTCCAGAAGGATGCAGCCAGCTGTATGACTGTCCATGACAAG TTTCTTGCCCTAGGTACTCATTTTGGGAAGGTCTTCCTGCTGGACATCCAAGGAAATGTAACTCAGAAGTTTGAAATT AGTTCAGTGAAGATCAACCAGATCAGTCTGGATGAAAGTGGAGAGCATGTGGGCATTTGCTCCGAGGATGGGAAG GTTCAAGTGTTTGGTCTCTATACAAGAGAGGGCTTCCATGAGAACTTTGACTGTCCCATCAAA GTGGTAGCATTACACCCTCAGTTCACCAGATCAAACTACAAACAGTTTGTTACTGGGGGCAACAAG CTGCTCCTGTATGAAAGAAACTGGTTGAATCGCTGGAAGACGTCTGTGCTACATGAAGGCGAGGGCTCAATCACTGCAATCCAGTGGAGAGCTAACCTCATTGCCTGGGCCAACAATGTG GGTGTTAAAATCTATGATATTGGTACAAAACAGCGGATCACAAACGTGCTGCGGGATAATGTCAGTCTGAGGCCTGACATGTACCCTTGCAGCCTGTGTTGGAAGGACAACAGCTCTCTCATTGTTGGCTGGGGTTCTTCCATTAAG ATTTGTGttgtgaaagaaagaaatcctACTGAAATGAGAGATCTGCCCAGCCGCTATGTGGAAATAG TGTCTGCATTTGAGACCGAGTTCTTCATCAGTGGCCTGGCCCCGCTGGCAGATCAGCTTGTCACCCTTTACTTTGTGAAGGAGAACTCTGATCACATG gttGAAGAGTTCCGTGCGCGGCCTCGTCTCGACATCATCCAGCCTCTCCCTGAGAGCTGCGAGGAGATCTCTTCAGACGCGCTGACCGTGCGCAACTTCCAAGACAACGAGTGCAGAGACTACCGCCTCG AACATTCTGAGGGAGAGTCGCTCTTCTACATCATCAGTCCCAAAGACATCGTCGTGGCCAAGGAGCGAGACCAGGATGACCATATCGATTGGCTACTCGAAAAGAAGAAATATGAG GAGGCTCTGATGGCTGCAGAGATCAGTTTCAAAAACATCAAGAGACACGACGTTCAGAAAATTGGGATGGCTTACATCAATCACTTAGTGGAAAAAGGAGACTATGACAGTGCTGcgag GAAGTGTCAAAAGGTTCTTGGAAAAAACATGGAACTATGGGAAAATGAAGTGTACAGGTTTAAGACCATCGGACAGTTGAAG GCCATCAGTCAGTATTTGCCCAGAGGGGATCTGCGTCTCAGACCGGCCATTTATGAAATGATCTTGCATGACTTTCTCAAAACTGACTATGAG GGTTTTGCCACACTGATCCGGGAATGGCCTGGAGAGCTTTATAATAACATGGCCATTGTTCAGGCAGTCAGCGATCACCTGAAGAGGGACCCCACCAACAGAACCTTGCTCACCACGTTGGCTGAACT GTACACGTACGACCAGCGGTACGACAGAGCTTTAGAAATCTACCTGAGGCTGAGGCACAAAGATGTTTACCAGCTGATCCACAAACACAACCTTTTCTCCTCCATAGAGGACAAGATCGTCCTCCTCATGGACTTTGACAAGGAG AAAGCTGTCGACATGCTTCTGGACAATGAAGATAAGCTATCA ACAGACAGGGTGGTGGAAGAACTAGCAGACAGGCCCGAGCTTCTGCATGTG TACCTCCATAAACTGTTCAAGCGGGACCACCACAAAGGCCAAAAATATCACGAGAGACAGATTGGTCTGTATGCCGAGTATGACCGGCCAAATCTCTTACCTTTCCTGAGAGATAGCACACACTGCCCACTTGAAAAG GCTCTCGAGGTTTGTCAGCAGAGGAACTTTGTAGAGGAGACTGTCTTCCTGCTCA GCAGGATGGGGAACTGCAGACGAGCGCTGCAGATGATCatggaggagctggaggacgTGGACAAGGCCATAGAGTTTGCCAAAGATCAGGACGATGCAGAGCTCTGGGAGGATCTCATCTCTTACTCCATTGACAAACCAC CATTCATCACCGGCCTCCTGAATAACATTGGTACTCATGTGGATCCCATTCTGCTCATCCATCGCATTAAGGAGGGCATGGAGATCCCAAACCTCAGAGATTCACTAGTGAAAATCCTCCAGGACTACAATCTGCAG ATCCTTCTGAGGGAAGGATGTAAGAAGATCCTGGTGGCCgactccctctctctgctccaGAAGATGCACCGAACACAGATGAGAGGAGTCCGGGTCGACG AGGAGAACATTTGCGAATCGTGTCATGCTACAATATTACCATCAG ACATGGCCAAACCCTTCAGTGTGGTGGTGTTTCACTGCAGACACATGTTTCACAAGGAATGTTTACCATCTTCAGGAACA ATTCCTGGGGTGCAGTTTTGTAACATCTGCAGTGCGAAGAAGCGCGGGCCAGGAAGTGGAATCCTGGAGATGAAGAAGTAA